ACATTATTTAATTTAGTATCTACTTTAATATCAAGAATGTTAATTTTTTCTAAAATCATTTGTCTAATAAAACTTGAATTTTCACCAACACCCGCTGTAAAAACTAATGCATCAATATTTTTACCAATTTTATTAATGTAGTTAATTAAATAATCTGCAATTTTTTGTGTATAAAGGTCAATAGCTAAAATTGCATTAGCATCATTTTCTTGATATTTTTGAATAACATCTCTTAAATCTGAACCAATGCCACTAACACCTAATAAACCTGATTGTTTATTTAAAATATTTGTGAATTCTTTAATTGAAATATTTGCTTGTTCCATTACATATTCATGAATAGAAGGATCAATATCTCCACTTCTTGTCCCCATCATAATTCCTGCTAATGGTGTCATCCCCATTGATGTATCAATTGATTTAGAATCTTTAATAGCACAGAGTGAAGCTCCACTTCCTATATGCATATTAACTAAACTAACTGTTTTTTTGTTTAAAATTTCTGCAAGTTTTTGAGTAATAAATTTATGGCTAGTTCCATGAAAACCATATTTTTTAATTCCATATTTTTGGCTTAATTCTCTGTTAATCGGATAAATAGAATTTACATTTGGAATTGTAGTATGGAAAGCTGTATCAAAAGTTGCGCTTAGTTTTGCATTTGGGATAACTTTTTTTATTGCTTTTATCGCTAATAAAGCTCCTGGATTATGTAATGGTGCAAATTTAGATAATTCATCAATAACTTGAATTTCTTTTGCTTTTAATTCTGTTGTATCAACAAAATATTCACCACCATGAACAACTCTAAAACCAACAATTTCGATTTCATCTAAATTTTCAATAACTTTATTTCTTTTCACATTTCTACTGTTTCAGTTACAGAATCTAAATGATCTTTTAAATCAATTGTTTTTTAGTTTTTTTACCTTTGTATTCCATTGTTAAAAATGAATCACTAATACCAATTCTTTCTGAAATACCACCTGCAATAATTTCAAGTTCATTTTTTTGAAAAAAGTGATCATTTCATTGAAGAAGAACCAGCATTAATAACTAAAATTTTTTTATTTTGCATTATTTTTCCTCTTTAAATGTCTGTAGTGTTGTAATTAAAATTGTGTTATATACATCTTCAACTGTCGCTCCTCTTGAAAGGTCATTAACTGGAGCTCCTACACCTGTGATAATCGGACCTATAGCTCCATATCCACCCATTCTTTGAGCTATTTTATAACCTATATTACCAGCATCTAATGTTGGGAAAACAAAAACATTTGCTGAACCTTCGAAACTTGGTTTTTTATATTTATCTTTTTTAACTTTTTTCAATATAAGCAGCATCAAATTGCACTTCTCCAATAACATTTGAATTTGAAGATAAAGTTTTATATTTTTCAAAAGCTGCAACAACAGTTTTAGTTTCTTCACTTTTTGCTGAGCCATCTGTAGAAAATGAAAGAAATGCTACTTTTGGATCTAATCCTAAACTTTTAGCAAATAATTCTGCGTTAAATCCTATTTCTGCTAATTGATCAGATGTTGGTTTGATATTTACTGAAATATCTGAGAAAATTAACTTTTCTTCATTTTTATGCATAATCATAGCGCTAGAAATGGTTTTAACACCTGGCATTGGTCCTATAACTTTAAATGCAGCTCTTAAAATATCTGATGTTGTAAAATTAAGGCCTCCAACAACACCATCAACTTCTTTGTTTTTTTAACATCATCATTGCATAAAAAGGTTTAGTTTGTAATGCTTTTTTTGCATTTTCTAATGTTTCTTTACCTTTTCTTAATTCAAAAAATAATTCACCAAATTTTTCTTTTTTATCATCAGACATTACTTCTTGAATTATTTCATCACTAATATTTTTATGTAGTTTATCAACTAATAAAACAGGTGTAATTAATTTAGATTGCACTAATAAATTCGCTGCATCAACAGCTCTTTGATCATCACCATCAATAATAACGATTTTTCTTTTAGAATTAGTTTCATTTTTTAGTTTGATTTGATTTTCTAATAAAATTTTAAAACTCATTTTTTTCTCCTAAGCTTAATTTTTTTATAAATAAATTAAATGAATATTAAAAATAATTTTAAACTAAATTAATAAATATACAATTATTTATTAATAAAAATTAAAAAAAATGCTGAAAAATAAAAAAAATAGAGTAAAAATTTTTTATTTAAATTTGAAGAAAATAAATAAAAAAATATAAATTATGACATAAAAAAGGCACAAAAAAAATGGCGGGGCAAACAGGATTTGAACCTGCGCGGGCGGTCAAGCCCCTAACGCGTTAGCAGTGCGTCCTCTTCAGCCTCTTGAGTATTACCCCGTACATTGTGTAAATATTATACAACATTATTAATTTTTTTTGTTAAAATTTGTACTAAGCCTAGTTTTAAAAAATGTTTAATTTTTTTTAAAAAATAATAATAGATAACTTTTTTTTAAATTTTTTTTGTTTTTTTTGTTTTTTTACTTAAAAAAAATATAAATAATTTAAAAGAACTCAACATATAAAAAATAATAAAAAAACTAACAAAAAAAATATAAAACAAATAATATGTTGTATAATTAAAAATAATTTATTAAAATTAAAAAATAAATTTTTAGTATTATGTTAATAATTTAGGAGAAAAAAATGGAAATTAAAAAAATAGCTATTTTGACATCTGGGGGTGATGCACCAGGTATGAACAATGTTATAAGAGCTGTTGTTAAATCTGCTTTACTTAATAACATTGAACCTTTTTTAGTTTATGGTGGTTATAAAGGACTTTATAAAAATAAAATTGTTTCAACAACTAATAAAAATGTAGATAAATACCTTGCACAAGGTGGAACATTCATTTATTCAACAAGATTCCCAAAATTTAAAAATCCAGAAATAAGACAAGAAGCAATTGGAAATTTAAAAAGATTAGGAATTGACGCTTTATTAGTAATTGGTGGTAATGGTTCATATGCAGGTGCTTTAAAATTACATGAAGAAGGTATAAAAGTTTTAACAATCCCAGGTA
The sequence above is a segment of the Mesomycoplasma neurolyticum genome. Coding sequences within it:
- a CDS encoding acetate/propionate family kinase; its protein translation is MKRNKVIENLDEIEIVGFRVVHGGEYFVDTTELKAKEIQVIDELSKFAPLHNPGALLAIKAIKKVIPNAKLSATFDTAFHTTIPNVNSIYPINRELSQKYGIKKYGFHGTSHKFITQKLAEILNKKTVSLVNMHIGSGASLCAIKDSKSIDTSMGMTPLAGIMMGTRSGDIDPSIHEYVMEQANISIKEFTNILNKQSGLLGVSGIGSDLRDVIQKYQENDANAILAIDLYTQKIADYLINYINKIGKNIDALVFTAGVGENSSFIRQMILEKINILDIKVDTKLNNVSPSEIASSHLITTSDSAIPVYVIRTNEELMIAQDAKKLFN